From one Bacteroidota bacterium genomic stretch:
- a CDS encoding PKD domain-containing protein yields MKKLLYIFIILFATQVNAQVTSNKGTDFWVTYANHYEGSNSQMALYITSDVNTSGTVSIPGKSWSTTYTVSANSITIISIPQTFAIMNCTECTQSKGINVTSVDPVVVYSHIYYKNKSDATLVLPTETAGREYYVMGATQMKTGYNNTTGVYSASQFQIIGLYDSTEIEITPTAGSINSAHSKGSTFNIYLNKGEVYQYQSDTDLTGTYITSVTSSGTNCKRIAVFAGSTWTPLGCSGAGTGDNLYQQLYPVSAWGKSFATAPWKTRTGGDVYRVLASVNSTKVTINNYNTQTLSAGQYYEWMIDSAQYIIADQPICLAQYQRTQSCDNVTGDPSMTILSPIEQQLSNITLYSSPYYQISGHYINILMESDDTSNFYLDNNKVIWKTIPANTTYAYSQTAVSSGNHTLIADSGFNAIAYGFGNIESYGYSAGANIVNLVQHIELGNTKECKGRSVSFKGFCVYTPIKWKWTFGDGGTDTVQNPYHIYQDTGTFIATLVTLKSNGNDCSSQDSTIYTVKISMLPVADFTYDNSCSKGDVNFYDKSSIANGSITKYYWEFGDGSYATSKNTTHHYNNTGNYTVKLMVTSASLCDSTISKTITVNETPAANFNITQICYPDTIVLFDSSTLGNVYKTNYSCSKAYVRWGDGTVSDTFYNQIGNQNFKHKYNTYGTYSVTIIVNDCYKTCVDSFTKSVIIYDKPKPKFVLSNTCQKDSFTIIDSSSIAYGSITQWDWTFGDATTKTYTSKVSSFKKAYTNNGVYLISLKVYNANACYDTVSQYITIYPKPKPGFTFGNVCYPFTATFNDTSTITSGSIVYKRIYFGDGKDSIFTSSSVGHTFTTAGTYTVKLYLESNMGCKDSVSKSIVIYPKPTVNFTVTNSCLNDSVPFTESSSVSSGSITKRYYDFGDGDTITYFTTKSSFKKLYQDTGIYAVQLIIYTDKGCSDSVSKNVYIAPLPTPVFSTLNVCYQDTASFYDSTNIYNTNIIKWTWDWGDAQTTTYTTYSSSVKHYYSTSGIYKVVLKITNTTNCYDTFSQYLQIYKKPFMGFTAINNCLNDSVIFTDTSISADGQIISRNWDFGDASTSNGNDSIVKHHYNSIGNKTVKLVEISQYGCKQTYTKNITIDTVPVPAFSNTTGCAKDSIIFTNASTIKSGSISNYQWIWDDTTTSAVTNSSNIKHGYWKGGYKNVSLIAYSAKGCRDTLTKKIYINPRPNVTFSTPGICFKDSVTFVDYSTLDSGSITLWRFDFGDGNQTTYFSKSNLTHKYATPNTYPVKMYIETTWGCADSATAQFVVNSSPVAKISWDKLCKNDFVLFIDSTYMAYGSVLKWFWKFGDSYSDTLKNPLHKYADTGTYTVSLKVKSGNLCEDSTTTKVYINLNPLTKFTLSNICEDDTVVVNIQSSLYNNPLLYYVCNWGDGSIDTSTSSKMKHGYSNWGYYPITVNTLSIYSCGDTLTKYVYIRPKPIPTFNFNQVCIYDSLYLIDSSFIPRGNIIQWKWDWGDGNQTTKNTNIAVAHKYNAPGKYSVSLLLSSDSGCSDIKYDTVEIYPVPKPKIYIADSSQCEPMQQFNFIDTSTIAYGYYSRVWDFGDGNTDTNKTITHTYATYGNYTVKLKLKSVNGCEDSTTQSIIVYETPKPRIYYTIADSCEQTDIINLYDSTTSKTVTWNVNWTFGDGNNSNAFNPVHHYNASGSYKVQLYITSLNGCVDSITQNIIVHANPVVQISTNNNCFGDSSVFVDLSSVSVGTIAKRVWYFGDGDSLSTNKTTISHLYKVFGSYQVILKCTTNKLCEWSDTQTIVIQPKPNASFYQIQNCVNDSVVFVDQSTVSTGKLVSRLMYFGDGDSSYFSDTLLKHKYINSGNYISTIKIISDSGCSDIFTKNIIIYPKPSAKVFAANACLNNVVAIYDSSSGIYPIGYRYYSFGDGMDTVTDQSIFFHQYTTSGYNTITQIVQNSVGCFDTNSITIYIYPLPKFNIKNTNACAFELMRFNDSTTIDSGGFKQFVWDFGDNSGKLYSPKNVGVGHIYNYGGIYNISVATQTGFGCTDSFNFSVYINYSPEPKFIADDVCVGDSTIFSDLSTIPRDTIKQWDWDFGDGKKISYNTFSSLFSHLYDTAGNFLVKLTCTSSSNCKKDYTSYITVHDIPHIKYKIDSYRGCLPLTINFKDKSYNSTDSIVSYAWDFGDGYGSVLQSPIHTFRKSKLYTVSLKLVSAFGCINSFIDSTPIFPYPLPKAIINAFPDSTPSLQALVQFSNLSFQYIQGKWDFGDGTTSTLTNPFHHYEDTGAYNSQLVVKNHFGCYDTAYKRIFIMPDFTFYVPNTFTPNDDDLNETFGPKGLFKGIIHFQMTVWNRWGGVVFETTDINNQWNGTFRNQGVASPMDVYIYRMEYQDYFGRKHNSANQVHLIR; encoded by the coding sequence TTGAAAAAACTATTATATATATTTATTATACTATTTGCCACGCAGGTAAATGCACAGGTTACGAGCAATAAGGGCACTGACTTTTGGGTGACCTATGCCAACCACTATGAAGGTAGCAATAGCCAAATGGCATTATATATAACTTCGGATGTGAACACGAGCGGCACCGTTTCTATACCCGGTAAAAGTTGGTCGACCACTTATACTGTGAGTGCAAATTCCATCACTATCATATCCATTCCACAAACTTTTGCCATTATGAACTGCACCGAATGCACGCAGAGTAAGGGAATTAATGTTACCAGCGTGGATCCTGTGGTGGTTTATTCACATATATATTATAAAAACAAATCGGATGCAACACTTGTGCTGCCTACCGAAACTGCAGGACGAGAGTATTATGTGATGGGTGCTACCCAAATGAAAACAGGTTATAACAATACAACAGGCGTGTATAGTGCAAGTCAATTTCAGATTATTGGATTATATGATAGTACAGAAATAGAGATTACACCCACAGCAGGAAGTATAAATTCGGCCCACAGCAAGGGCAGCACTTTTAATATATATTTAAACAAAGGTGAAGTATACCAATACCAATCGGATACTGACCTTACGGGTACTTATATAACATCGGTAACGAGCAGCGGCACCAATTGTAAGCGTATAGCAGTATTTGCAGGTAGCACCTGGACGCCCTTGGGATGCAGTGGGGCGGGCACAGGCGATAATTTATACCAACAATTATATCCAGTTAGTGCGTGGGGTAAATCATTTGCAACTGCACCTTGGAAAACAAGAACTGGTGGTGATGTATATAGAGTTTTGGCATCGGTGAATAGCACAAAAGTTACCATAAATAACTATAATACACAAACGCTTAGTGCAGGTCAATATTATGAGTGGATGATTGATTCGGCACAATATATTATAGCAGACCAGCCCATTTGTTTGGCTCAATATCAACGAACGCAAAGTTGCGATAACGTAACGGGGGACCCCAGTATGACTATATTGTCGCCCATTGAACAACAGCTCAGCAATATAACTTTATACAGTTCGCCTTATTATCAGATTAGTGGACATTATATAAATATATTGATGGAAAGTGATGATACCAGTAATTTTTATTTGGACAATAATAAAGTGATATGGAAAACTATCCCTGCAAATACCACCTATGCATACTCGCAAACTGCGGTGAGCAGTGGCAACCATACACTTATTGCCGATAGCGGATTTAATGCGATAGCTTATGGCTTTGGAAATATAGAAAGCTATGGATACAGTGCAGGTGCCAATATTGTGAATTTGGTACAACATATAGAATTAGGTAATACCAAAGAATGCAAAGGGCGAAGTGTTTCGTTTAAAGGTTTCTGTGTATATACTCCCATAAAATGGAAATGGACATTTGGCGATGGAGGTACGGATACAGTACAGAATCCTTATCATATTTATCAAGATACGGGCACTTTTATAGCCACCTTGGTTACGTTAAAATCGAATGGGAATGATTGCAGTTCGCAGGACTCAACGATTTATACCGTAAAAATATCTATGCTGCCCGTCGCTGATTTTACTTACGACAATTCCTGCTCAAAAGGGGATGTAAATTTCTATGATAAAAGTAGTATTGCAAACGGAAGTATAACTAAGTACTATTGGGAATTTGGCGACGGATCTTATGCTACTTCCAAAAATACCACACACCATTATAATAATACTGGAAACTATACCGTAAAATTAATGGTGACCTCGGCAAGCTTATGTGACTCAACCATCTCAAAAACTATTACTGTAAATGAAACACCTGCCGCAAACTTTAATATAACACAAATTTGCTATCCTGACACTATCGTACTTTTTGATTCATCGACCTTGGGCAATGTATATAAAACAAACTATAGTTGTTCTAAAGCCTATGTGAGGTGGGGTGATGGCACTGTGAGCGATACTTTTTATAACCAAATAGGCAATCAGAATTTCAAACATAAATATAACACTTATGGCACTTATTCGGTTACTATCATCGTGAACGATTGTTATAAGACTTGTGTTGATTCATTTACCAAATCGGTTATTATATATGATAAACCAAAACCGAAGTTTGTATTGAGCAATACTTGTCAAAAAGACAGTTTCACCATTATTGATTCATCGAGTATTGCCTATGGCTCAATTACGCAGTGGGATTGGACCTTTGGCGATGCTACGACCAAAACGTATACCAGCAAAGTAAGTAGTTTTAAGAAAGCATATACCAATAATGGTGTGTATCTGATCTCGTTGAAAGTATATAATGCCAATGCTTGCTATGATACGGTATCGCAATATATAACTATATACCCCAAACCAAAACCAGGATTTACTTTTGGAAATGTATGTTATCCTTTCACTGCTACTTTTAATGATACCTCTACCATTACTTCGGGGAGTATTGTATATAAAAGAATTTATTTTGGCGATGGCAAGGATAGCATATTTACAAGTAGTTCTGTGGGGCATACATTTACCACTGCTGGAACTTATACGGTAAAATTATATTTGGAGAGCAATATGGGCTGCAAAGATTCGGTAAGTAAAAGTATAGTTATATATCCAAAACCAACCGTAAATTTCACGGTTACCAATTCGTGCTTGAATGATTCGGTACCATTTACGGAAAGTTCTAGTGTTTCATCAGGTTCAATTACCAAACGCTATTATGATTTTGGCGATGGCGATACTATCACTTATTTCACTACCAAAAGTAGTTTCAAAAAATTATATCAGGATACTGGCATCTATGCTGTGCAATTAATTATATATACCGATAAGGGCTGCTCAGATAGCGTAAGCAAAAATGTATATATCGCCCCATTGCCTACGCCTGTGTTCTCGACACTAAACGTGTGTTACCAAGATACTGCCTCGTTCTACGATTCGACAAATATATACAATACCAATATCATCAAATGGACTTGGGATTGGGGTGATGCACAAACCACTACATATACAACTTATAGCAGCTCCGTAAAACACTATTATAGCACTTCGGGAATATATAAAGTCGTACTAAAAATAACAAATACCACCAATTGTTATGATACTTTTTCGCAATATCTACAGATATATAAAAAACCTTTCATGGGTTTTACCGCTATCAATAATTGCTTAAATGACAGTGTGATATTTACTGACACTTCTATCTCTGCTGATGGTCAAATAATCAGTAGGAACTGGGACTTTGGGGATGCAAGTACCTCAAATGGTAATGACAGTATCGTTAAACATCATTATAATAGTATTGGAAATAAAACAGTGAAATTGGTTGAAATTTCTCAATATGGTTGTAAGCAAACCTATACAAAAAATATCACGATTGATACCGTGCCTGTACCAGCGTTTTCTAATACAACGGGTTGTGCAAAAGACAGTATTATATTCACCAATGCCAGTACCATAAAATCGGGAAGTATATCAAATTATCAGTGGATCTGGGATGATACCACCACTTCTGCGGTAACAAATAGCAGCAATATCAAACACGGGTATTGGAAAGGTGGCTATAAAAATGTATCGCTGATTGCATACTCTGCCAAAGGTTGCAGAGACACCCTTACGAAAAAAATATATATAAACCCCAGACCCAATGTCACTTTCTCAACGCCTGGAATATGTTTTAAAGACTCCGTTACTTTTGTAGATTATTCTACTTTGGATAGTGGCAGTATAACACTCTGGCGATTTGATTTTGGCGACGGGAATCAAACTACTTATTTTTCGAAGAGTAATTTAACGCACAAGTATGCCACGCCAAATACCTATCCTGTAAAGATGTATATAGAGACTACTTGGGGATGTGCTGACAGTGCCACTGCACAGTTTGTTGTAAACTCGTCACCCGTGGCCAAAATTTCTTGGGACAAACTCTGCAAGAACGATTTCGTGTTATTTATTGACTCAACGTATATGGCTTATGGAAGCGTGTTGAAATGGTTCTGGAAATTCGGAGACAGCTATTCTGATACCCTAAAAAACCCTTTACATAAGTATGCGGATACAGGAACTTATACCGTTTCACTAAAAGTGAAATCTGGGAATTTGTGTGAAGATTCTACCACTACAAAAGTTTATATAAACTTAAACCCGCTTACCAAATTTACATTGAGCAATATATGTGAGGACGATACTGTGGTGGTTAATATACAATCATCGTTATATAATAACCCATTGCTATATTATGTATGCAACTGGGGCGACGGAAGTATTGATACTTCAACATCTTCTAAGATGAAGCATGGCTATAGTAATTGGGGCTACTATCCGATTACAGTCAACACCTTATCCATTTACAGTTGTGGCGATACCTTAACCAAATATGTATATATTCGTCCAAAACCTATTCCTACTTTTAATTTCAACCAAGTTTGTATTTATGATAGTTTGTATTTAATTGATTCCAGTTTTATACCACGAGGAAATATTATACAATGGAAATGGGATTGGGGCGATGGAAACCAAACCACAAAGAATACGAATATAGCTGTAGCACATAAATACAATGCTCCAGGCAAATACTCCGTAAGCCTTTTGCTTAGCAGCGACAGTGGTTGTAGTGATATAAAGTATGATACCGTGGAGATATACCCGGTACCCAAACCCAAAATCTACATTGCTGATTCAAGTCAGTGCGAACCTATGCAACAATTTAATTTTATTGATACTTCCACCATCGCTTATGGTTACTATAGCCGTGTTTGGGATTTTGGTGATGGCAATACGGATACGAACAAAACGATTACACATACCTATGCTACTTACGGAAATTATACCGTAAAGCTCAAACTTAAGTCTGTCAATGGTTGTGAGGATTCAACCACACAAAGTATTATAGTGTACGAAACACCCAAACCTAGAATATATTATACCATAGCCGATAGTTGTGAGCAAACTGATATTATCAATTTGTATGATAGTACTACCTCAAAAACAGTGACGTGGAATGTGAATTGGACTTTCGGTGATGGCAATAACAGCAATGCTTTCAACCCTGTACATCATTATAATGCAAGCGGAAGTTACAAAGTGCAATTGTATATTACTTCATTAAATGGTTGTGTAGATTCTATTACACAAAATATTATTGTTCATGCAAATCCAGTGGTACAAATTTCTACCAATAATAACTGTTTTGGGGATTCTTCTGTATTTGTGGATTTATCGAGTGTTTCTGTAGGTACTATAGCCAAAAGAGTTTGGTACTTTGGAGATGGAGATTCACTTTCTACAAACAAAACAACTATTTCACATTTATATAAAGTTTTTGGTTCTTACCAAGTAATATTAAAATGTACCACTAATAAATTATGCGAGTGGAGTGATACGCAAACTATTGTGATACAACCAAAGCCTAACGCCAGTTTTTACCAAATACAAAACTGTGTGAATGATTCGGTCGTATTTGTAGATCAGTCAACGGTTTCAACAGGGAAGCTTGTTTCTCGTTTGATGTATTTTGGAGATGGAGATTCATCCTATTTTAGTGATACTTTGTTAAAGCATAAATATATAAACAGTGGCAATTATATTTCCACCATCAAAATAATTTCGGATAGTGGATGCAGCGATATATTTACTAAGAATATAATTATATACCCTAAGCCTAGTGCTAAAGTTTTTGCTGCCAATGCTTGTTTGAACAACGTGGTTGCAATTTACGATAGTAGCAGTGGAATTTACCCTATTGGATATCGCTACTATAGTTTCGGCGATGGAATGGATACCGTGACAGATCAAAGTATTTTCTTTCACCAATATACTACTTCAGGTTATAATACTATTACACAGATTGTACAAAACTCTGTAGGATGCTTTGATACCAATAGTATTACAATATATATATATCCGCTGCCCAAGTTCAATATCAAAAATACCAATGCTTGTGCATTTGAGCTTATGCGTTTTAATGATTCAACAACGATTGATTCTGGCGGTTTCAAGCAGTTTGTGTGGGATTTTGGTGATAACTCTGGAAAATTATATTCGCCTAAAAATGTGGGTGTGGGACATATATATAATTATGGTGGAATCTATAATATAAGTGTGGCCACACAAACAGGATTTGGTTGTACCGATTCATTTAATTTTTCTGTATATATCAATTATTCTCCTGAACCAAAATTTATTGCTGATGATGTTTGCGTGGGAGATAGTACCATATTCAGCGACTTATCTACTATTCCCCGAGATACTATTAAACAGTGGGATTGGGACTTTGGTGATGGAAAAAAAATAAGTTATAATACTTTTTCTTCTTTATTCTCGCATCTATATGATACTGCTGGAAATTTTTTGGTAAAGCTAACTTGCACCAGTAGCTCCAATTGTAAAAAGGACTATACTAGTTATATAACGGTTCACGATATTCCACATATTAAATATAAGATTGACTCTTACCGTGGTTGCTTACCACTTACTATCAATTTCAAAGACAAATCATATAATTCAACCGATTCTATTGTTTCTTATGCATGGGATTTTGGTGATGGCTATGGTTCTGTTTTGCAAAGCCCTATCCATACATTCCGTAAATCGAAACTATATACTGTTTCATTAAAACTCGTTTCAGCATTTGGTTGTATTAATTCATTTATTGACTCTACGCCTATCTTCCCATACCCGCTTCCCAAGGCCATCATCAATGCCTTCCCCGATTCTACACCTTCGCTACAGGCCTTAGTTCAATTCAGCAATTTATCATTTCAATATATACAAGGCAAGTGGGATTTTGGCGACGGTACCACTTCGACCTTGACCAATCCATTCCACCACTACGAAGACACAGGAGCTTATAATTCTCAATTGGTAGTGAAGAATCATTTTGGTTGTTATGATACGGCCTACAAACGTATCTTCATCATGCCCGATTTTACTTTTTATGTGCCCAATACTTTCACACCCAATGATGATGACCTCAACGAAACCTTTGGCCCCAAAGGGTTATTCAAAGGTATTATACATTTTCAAATGACTGTATGGAACCGATGGGGAGGGGTGGTATTTGAAACAACAGATATCAATAATCAATGGAACGGTACTTTTAGAAACCAAGGTGTGGCCTCACCTATGGATGTATATATATACCGCATGGAATACCAAGACTATTTTGGACGAAAACATAATTCTGCTAATCAGGTGCATTTGATAAGGTGA
- a CDS encoding DUF5329 family protein: MKNYIILLSFIMLLSCKNDTQIEAVPIPHGLKIPPRGIDITLVQRHSIDIVGYGSNLHVKIDEITAKQTIITLQDSQIILQQSIHEGDTFAFEFGGVGYIIECKKLINHLLDEDNGIFTITRDSLNKKVAVLSEKEKIEKLLYTIAHSNFIFIRNGDEHKSADAASHLRSKWDYAKNDIHTVNDFIEKIGSKSSSSGKSYQIKLPNGSIVGAEKWMRELVEGMK; encoded by the coding sequence ATGAAAAACTATATTATACTGTTATCATTTATAATGCTGCTTTCCTGTAAAAATGATACACAAATAGAAGCAGTGCCCATTCCTCACGGACTCAAAATTCCCCCACGGGGAATTGATATTACTTTAGTGCAAAGACACAGTATAGATATAGTAGGCTACGGATCCAATCTGCATGTAAAGATAGATGAAATCACTGCGAAGCAAACAATTATCACACTTCAAGATTCTCAAATTATATTACAACAATCTATCCACGAAGGCGATACTTTTGCTTTTGAATTTGGTGGAGTAGGATATATTATAGAATGTAAAAAATTAATCAATCATTTATTAGATGAAGACAATGGAATTTTCACCATCACCAGAGATTCACTGAATAAAAAAGTTGCCGTATTGAGCGAGAAAGAAAAGATAGAAAAACTATTATATACAATTGCTCATTCCAATTTTATTTTCATCCGTAATGGCGATGAACATAAATCCGCCGATGCCGCATCACACCTGCGTAGCAAATGGGACTATGCAAAAAATGATATACATACCGTAAATGATTTTATCGAAAAAATTGGCAGCAAATCATCAAGTTCAGGAAAATCCTATCAAATAAAACTTCCAAACGGAAGTATTGTAGGTGCCGAGAAATGGATGAGGGAGCTGGTGGAGGGGATGAAGTAG
- a CDS encoding ATP-binding protein, whose protein sequence is MLTYDLPIANKVLLYGPSGCGKTLASYVLAGELQKMMVVVNLGAIVSAKLGETSKNLAKIFRKAASEECIIFIDEFDSLGKVRDYGQDHGEMKRVVNTILQLFDYLPQNSLVIAATNQKEMVDDALLRRFDFSLNFDLPTVRQINELIKLTLRNGQFVFDNKTRAAEVIKLSKALSYYSVQKTLVTAIKRSIFSQAKKARPIITKISTTVWRELIIEEKKAFSR, encoded by the coding sequence TTGCTCACGTATGACTTACCCATTGCTAATAAAGTATTACTTTATGGCCCTTCTGGCTGTGGTAAAACATTGGCTTCTTATGTTCTGGCAGGAGAACTGCAAAAAATGATGGTCGTTGTAAATTTAGGAGCAATTGTATCTGCAAAACTTGGGGAAACAAGTAAAAACCTAGCAAAAATATTTCGTAAAGCTGCTTCTGAAGAATGTATAATTTTCATTGATGAATTTGACTCTCTTGGTAAAGTTAGAGATTATGGACAAGACCACGGAGAAATGAAACGAGTTGTAAATACTATTTTACAACTATTTGATTACTTACCGCAGAACAGTTTGGTTATTGCAGCAACCAATCAAAAGGAAATGGTTGATGATGCTTTGCTCCGCCGATTTGATTTTAGTTTGAATTTTGATTTACCAACAGTTAGACAAATTAATGAGCTTATTAAACTGACTTTAAGAAATGGGCAATTTGTATTTGACAATAAAACTAGAGCCGCCGAAGTAATTAAATTATCAAAAGCACTATCATATTACAGTGTTCAAAAAACTCTCGTCACAGCAATCAAAAGAAGTATTTTTAGTCAAGCTAAAAAGGCAAGACCTATCATTACAAAAATTAGCACGACCGTTTGGAGAGAATTAATTATTGAAGAGAAAAAAGCTTTTTCGAGATAA